A section of the Sander vitreus isolate 19-12246 chromosome 19, sanVit1, whole genome shotgun sequence genome encodes:
- the gmpr2 gene encoding GMP reductase 2, whose product MPRIENDIKLDFKDVLLRPKRSTLKSRSEVDLMRSYTFRNSKGSYRGIPIIAANMDTVGTFEMALALHQFTLFTTIHKHYSVDDWVEFAKQNPECLKSVAVSTGTGEGDFDRISAILAAVPKLQFICVDVANGYSEHFVHFVKDVREKFPSHTIMAGNVVTGEMVEELILAGADIIKVGIGPGSVCTTRKKTGVGYPQLSAVIECADAAHGLGGHIISDGGCTCPGDVSKAFGAGADFVMLGGMLAGHSESGGEIIEKNGKKYKLFYGMSSDTAMKKHAGGVAEYRASEGKTVEVIYKGPVDETIRDVLGGVRSTCTYVGAGKLKELSRRTTFIRVTQQLNTVFGNDS is encoded by the exons ATGCCTCGCATTGAGAATGACATCAAGCTGGACTTCAAGGATGTGCTCCTCCGTCCAAAGCGGAGCACACTTAAGTCAAGGAGCGAG GTAGACCTAATGAGGAGCTACACTTTCAGGAACTCCAAGGGCAGCTACAGAGGGATCCCCATCATCGCTGCAAACATGGACACCGTGGGGACCTTTGAGATGGCCCTGGCTTTGCACCAG TTCACTCTTTTCACCACGATTCACAAACATTACTCCGTGGATGACTGGGTGGAGTTTGCAAAACAGAATCCTGAATGCCTGAAG AGTGTAGCAGTTAGCACAGGGACCGGGGAAGGGGACTTTGACAGGATTTCAGCCATCTTGGCGGCGGTGCCAAAGCTGCAGTTTATCTGTGTGGACGTGGCCAACGGCTACTCCGAACACTTTGTTCACTTTGTCAAAGACGTCAGGGAGAAGTTCCCCTCTCACACTATAATG GCAGGAAACGTGGTGACAGGAGAGATGGTAGAGGAGCTAATCCTGGCTGGCGCTGACATCATCAAAGTAGGCATCGGACCAG GCTCTGTGTGTACCACCCGCAAGAAGACGGGGGTGGGCTACCCCCAGCTCAGCGCTGTGATCGAGTGTGCAGATGCTGCCCATGGCTTGGGTGGCCACATCATCTCT GATGGGGGATGTACTTGCCCAGGAGATGTGTCAAAGGCTTTTG GTGCTGGAGCGGACTTTGTGATGCTGGGTGGTATGCTTGCTGGACACTCAGAGAGCGGGGGAGagattattgaaaaaaatggcAAGAAATACAAGCTGTTCTATGGAATGAGCTCCGACACGGCGATGAAGAAACATGCAGGAGGCGTGGCTGAGTACAG AGCGTCGGAGGGGAAGACAGTCGAAGTTATTTACAAAGGTCCGGTGGACGAGACAATACGAGACGTCCTGGGCGGGGTCCGATCTACCTGCACCTATGTTGGGGCAGGTAAACTGAAGGAGCTGAGCCGCAGGACCACCTTCATCAGGGTCACCCAACAGCTCAACACTGTCTTCGGCAACGACAGCTGA